The following proteins come from a genomic window of Clupea harengus chromosome 22, Ch_v2.0.2, whole genome shotgun sequence:
- the palm1b gene encoding paralemmin 1b isoform X2: protein MSENLTQEERLQAIGEKRKRQAEIENKRRQLEEDRRQLQHLKSKGLRERWLLDGAPSGGAEEDETQQRLRADEIKTKLLEHSVVRLEQELDELETGVPAKKPTGDANGDSVKENGVQQPSPNATGDSTGKKHIMGIEAKLQCTNPDSAIENASAEHPVTMVFMGYKNVEDEAETEKALGLDGNTVKAEFVVIEDGESKAPNEGAKGQAPPNGSAAEKEKGQEEATEKGDKTDEEKEKEKKSCKCCSIM, encoded by the exons ATGTCGGAGAATTTGACACAGGAGGAGCGTCTCCAGGCCATAGGG gagaagaggaagaggcaggcGGAGATCGAGAACAAGAGGAGGCAGCTCGAGGAAGACCGCAGACAGCTCCAGCACCTCAAG TCcaaaggactgagagagaggtggctgCTGGATGgagcgccctctggtggtgcAGAGGAAGATGAGACCCAGCAGCGCTTGCGGGCCGATGAAATCAAGACCAAACTTTTGGAGCACTCTGTTGTAAG ACTGGAACAGGAACTGGATGAACTGGAAACGGGTGTGCCCGCTAAAAAACCCACTGGAGAT GCAAATGGAGACTCGGTGAAAG AGAATGGTGTTCAGCAACCTAGTCCCAATGCCACAGGAGATTCAACTGGCAAAAAGCACATCATGGGCATTGAGGCAAAACTGCAGTGCACTAACCCTGACTCCGCCATTGAGAACGCCTCGGCGGAGCATCCCGTCACCATGGTGTTCATGGGCTACAAGAATGTGGAGGATGAGGCCGAGACAGAGAAAGCCCTGGGGCTGGATGGAAACACGGTGAAGGCTGAGTTCGTGGTCATCGAGGACGGAGAGAGCAAAGCTCCCAACGAGGGAGCGAAGGGGCAAGCGCCGCCCAACGGCAGTGCCGCCGAGAAGGAGAAGGGCCAGGAGGAGGCCACGGAGAAGGGAGACAAGACAGAtgaggaaaaggagaaagagaagaagtcCTGCAAGTGCTGCTCCATCATGTGA
- the palm1b gene encoding paralemmin 1b isoform X1 yields the protein MSENLTQEERLQAIGEKRKRQAEIENKRRQLEEDRRQLQHLKSKGLRERWLLDGAPSGGAEEDETQQRLRADEIKTKLLEHSVVRLEQELDELETGVPAKKPTGDANGDSVKVENGVQQPSPNATGDSTGKKHIMGIEAKLQCTNPDSAIENASAEHPVTMVFMGYKNVEDEAETEKALGLDGNTVKAEFVVIEDGESKAPNEGAKGQAPPNGSAAEKEKGQEEATEKGDKTDEEKEKEKKSCKCCSIM from the exons ATGTCGGAGAATTTGACACAGGAGGAGCGTCTCCAGGCCATAGGG gagaagaggaagaggcaggcGGAGATCGAGAACAAGAGGAGGCAGCTCGAGGAAGACCGCAGACAGCTCCAGCACCTCAAG TCcaaaggactgagagagaggtggctgCTGGATGgagcgccctctggtggtgcAGAGGAAGATGAGACCCAGCAGCGCTTGCGGGCCGATGAAATCAAGACCAAACTTTTGGAGCACTCTGTTGTAAG ACTGGAACAGGAACTGGATGAACTGGAAACGGGTGTGCCCGCTAAAAAACCCACTGGAGAT GCAAATGGAGACTCGGTGAAAG TAGAGAATGGTGTTCAGCAACCTAGTCCCAATGCCACAGGAGATTCAACTGGCAAAAAGCACATCATGGGCATTGAGGCAAAACTGCAGTGCACTAACCCTGACTCCGCCATTGAGAACGCCTCGGCGGAGCATCCCGTCACCATGGTGTTCATGGGCTACAAGAATGTGGAGGATGAGGCCGAGACAGAGAAAGCCCTGGGGCTGGATGGAAACACGGTGAAGGCTGAGTTCGTGGTCATCGAGGACGGAGAGAGCAAAGCTCCCAACGAGGGAGCGAAGGGGCAAGCGCCGCCCAACGGCAGTGCCGCCGAGAAGGAGAAGGGCCAGGAGGAGGCCACGGAGAAGGGAGACAAGACAGAtgaggaaaaggagaaagagaagaagtcCTGCAAGTGCTGCTCCATCATGTGA